A region of Ictidomys tridecemlineatus isolate mIctTri1 chromosome 4, mIctTri1.hap1, whole genome shotgun sequence DNA encodes the following proteins:
- the Zbed5 gene encoding zinc finger BED domain-containing protein 5, which translates to MFCTTNSLPMDLLLKQGNLKQEVESFCYQIVSESNDQKVGILQNEDEQLQPSVSKKSEGELSRVKFMSNSNKITFSKKPKRRKYDESYLSFGFTYFGNRDAPHAQCVLCKKILSNSSLAPSKLRRHLETKHAAYKDKDISFFKQHLDSPENNKPPAPKIVNTDNESATEASYNVSYHIALSGEAHTIGELLIKPCAKDVVMRMFDEQYSKKIDAVQLSNSTVARRIKDLAADIEEELVCRLKICDGFSLQLDESADVSGLAVLLVFIRYRFNKSIEEDLLLCESLQSNATGEEIFNCINSFMQKHEIEWEKCVDVCSDASRAVDGKIAEAVTLIKYVAPESTSSHCLLYRHALAVKVMPTSLKNVLDQAVQIINYIKARPHQSRLLKILCEEMGAQHTALLLNTEVRWLSRGKVLVRLFELRRELLVFMDSAFRLSDCITNSSWLLRLAYLADIFTKLNEVNLSMQGKNVTVFTVFDKMSSLLRKLEFWASSVEEENFDCFPTLSDFLTEINSTVDKDICSAIVQHLRGLRSALLKYFPVTNDNNAWVRNPFTVTVKPASLVARDYESLIDLTSDSQVKQNFSELSLNDFWSSLIQEYPSVARRAVRVLLPFATMHLCETGFSYYAATKTKYRKRLDAAPHMRIRLSNITPNIKRICDKKTQKHCSH; encoded by the coding sequence ATGTTTTGTACCACAAATTCATTGCCCATGGATCTTTTGCTGAAACAAGGAAATCTTAAACAAGAAGTAGAATCTTTTTGTTACCAAATTGTATCTGAATCAAATGATCAAAAGGTTGGAATATTACAAAATGAAGATGAACAGTTGCAGCCTTCGGTTTCTAAAAAATCAGAAGGTGAGCTTTCCAGGGTCAAATTTATGTCTAATTCCAACAAAATAACATTTagtaaaaaaccaaaaagaagaaaatatgatgaaagtTACTTGTCTTTTGGATTTACTTACTTTGGAAATAGAGATGCGCCTCATGCTCAGTGTgtattatgtaaaaaaattttatcaaatagcTCTTTAGCTCCTAGTAAGCTTCGAAGACATTTGGAAACTAAACATGCCGCATATAAAGACAAAGATATAAGCTTTTTCAAGCAGCATCTTGATTCACCTGAAAATAATAAACCCCCAGCACCTAAAATTGTCAATACAGATAATGAAAGTGCTACAGAGGCATCATACAATGTAAGTTACCATATAGCCCTGAGTGGAGAGGCTCATACTATTGGAGAATTGCTTATCAAACCTTGTGCAAAAGATGTAGTGATGCGAATGTTTGACGAACAATATAGTAAAAAAATAGATGCAGTACAACTATCAAACAGTACTGTTGCTCGAAGAATTAAGGATCTGGCTGCTGATATTGAAGAAGAGCTTGTTTGTAGACTGAAAATATGTGATGGGTTTTCACTACAACTAGATGAATCAGCTGATGTTTCAGGACTTGCTGTGCTGCTTGTGTTTATTCGTTATAGGTTTAATAAGTCTATTGAGGAAGATTTACTTTTATGTGAATCTTTGCAAAGTAATGCTACTGGTGAAGAAATATTCAACTGCATCAACAGTTTTATGCAAAAACATGAAATTGAATGGGAAAAATGTGTCGATGTTTGTAGTGATGCTTCTAGGGCAGTAGACGggaaaattgctgaggctgtcacCTTGATAAAATATGTGGCTCCTGAAAGCACTAGTAGTCACTGCCTATTATATCGACATGCACTAGCAGTTAAAGTAATGCCTACATCTCTAAAAAATGTGCTAGATCAAGCAGTACAAATCATCAATTATATTAAAGCTCGACCACATCAATCCAGACTACTAAAAATTTTATGTGAAGAAATGGGTGCTCAGCACACAGCACTTCTTCTAAATACAGAGGTAAGGTGGCTTTCGCGAGGTAAAGTTCTTGTAAGACTTTTTGAGCTTCGGCGTGAACTACTGGTTTTCATGGATTCTGCTTTTCGACTATCTGATTGTATAACAAATTCATCCTGGCTGCTAAGACTTGCATATCTTGCAGATATTTTTACTAAATTAAATGAGGTTAATCTGTCAATGCAAGGGAAAAATGTGACAGTTTTTACAGTGTTTGATAAAATGTCATCATTGttaagaaaattagaattttgggCTTCATctgtagaagaagaaaactttGATTGTTTTCCTACGCTCAGTGACTTTTTGACTGAAATTAATTCTACAGTTGATAAAGATATTTGCAGTGCCATTGTACAGCACCTAAGGGGTTTGCGCTCTgctcttctaaaatattttcctgtaacaAATGACAATAATGCTTGGGTTAGAAATCCATTTACAGTAACTGTTAAACCAGCTTCATTAGTAGCACGAGATTATGAGAGCCTAATTGATTTAACATCTGATTCTCAGGTGAAACAAAATTTCAGTGAACTTTCACTAAATGATTTTTGGAGTAGCCTAATTCAAGAATATCCAAGCGTTGCAAGGCGTGCAGTTCGTGTACTTCTTCCTTTTGCAACAATGCACCTGTGTGAAACAGGGTTTTCATATTATGctgcaacaaaaacaaaatataggaaAAGACTTGATGCTGCACCTCACATGCGGATCCGACTTAGTAATATTACACCTAATATTAAACGGATATGTGataaaaagacacaaaaacacTGTTCTCATTAA